From a region of the Phaseolus vulgaris cultivar G19833 chromosome 6, P. vulgaris v2.0, whole genome shotgun sequence genome:
- the LOC137831120 gene encoding uncharacterized protein, whose amino-acid sequence MDDDQTPVRPRSGRGSRGPTRLKRLALRRAAGEKTHVDIDVNTGVAFGPKADEFMSYLGVVSRERLSILINSWDEVSEVDRNMLWEDVLANFDIPDVEPLRSKILSNIALKFRTFKSRLTSRYIFGDLKDENPCLKYQHIDEETWRLFRESRENEAWMDRRKKAQEIALKNLTPHVMSRSGYRKLEQTLMVEKEKSQQGTYSENVETGVTSPPPPFRHEKWKRARIKKSGAPSSEQSGVIIEKIDSLESDGTFVAEGRHDILVEAIGRPEHSGRVRAAGQGVGIKLFFGVSERQPSSSSKKETQMKTKLREEIMEEMRKETDLMWLEMKKENDRMRQEFLSQQVCAEPIEPLVSPTPKSTKGSCAAPPTSGDDINGQTEDCELLVVGGKLPRVVALGKVYKNATTLHSVPLSPDVAKVTVEKVRFPDARVPLPSDEVTTVADAFQTFVAWPRELIRSMPEPHEPFQPPTPKKKREVPVDDPMASLRLIASQIGNDPFPVPWDNTFFQINTELPLMIYNTDLSEFISGNQELNISIIQFFMMFLHRVCITEGKENMYGFVDPAYTNPVGPNSTETQAYITNILEKEGKQIYLCPYINEHHWQLLVLSMVDKTAVWFCSLHKKMPTKFKDIIDT is encoded by the exons atggatgacgaccaGACTCCAGTCAGACCTCGATCTGGGCGAGGtagtagaggacctactagattgaagcgtcttgcattgagacgtgctgctggtgagaagacacatgttgacattgacgtcaacactggagtggcttttggtcctaaggcagatgagtttatgagctatcttggagttgtttctcgtgagaggctctccattttgattaattcatgggatgaggtttcagaggttgatcggaacatgctatgggaggatgttctg gcaaactttgacattcctgatgtggaaccgcttcgatcaaagatattatccaatatcgcacttaaatttcgtacctttaagtcaagactgacatcgagatacatttttggcgaccttaaagacgaaaatccatgtttaaagtaccaacatattgatgaagagacatggcgtctttttagagaaagccgtgaaaatgaggcttggatg gatcgtcggaagaaagctcaagagatagctttgaagaatcttaccccgcacgttatgtctcgttcggggtatagaaaacttgagcaaacactgatggtggaaaaggagaaatctcaacaggggacgtattctgagaatgtggaaacaggggtcacttctcctccaccaccttttcgccatgaaaaatggaagagggcccgaattaaaaagtccggtgcaccaagttccgagcaatccggggttataatcgaaaaaatt gattccttggaatccgacggtacatttgttgctgaaggtcgtcacgatatcctggttgaagcaattggacgacctgaacactctggtcgtgttcgtgccgctggacaaggggtcggaattaaacttttttttggagtttcagaacgacagccatcctcctcctccaagaaggaaactcaaatgaagactaagttacgtgaagaaataatggaggagatgagaaaggagactgatttgatgtggctggagatgaaaaaggagaatgatcgaatgcgacaagagtttctatcgcaacaagtttgtgctgagccgattgaaccccttgttagtcccactcccaagagcacaaaggggagttgtgcggctcctccaacatcaggggatgatatcaatgggcagacagaggattgtgagctactggtagtgggcggcaaacttcctcgggtggtggcacttggaaaagtctataaaaacgccaccaccttacatagcgttcctctctcccctgatgtggcgaaggtaactgttgaaaaagtacgatttcctgatgctcgtgttccactaccttcagatgaggtaaccactgtggccgatgcatttcagacattcgttgcctggcccagagagctcattcgatctatgcccgaacctcat gaaccttttcagccaccaactccgaaaaagaagcgtgaggttccagttgacgatcctatggcttccctacgtctcattgctagtcagattggcaatgatccttttccagttccgtgggataatacattttttcaaatcaacactgaactgccactgatgatttacaacacagatttatcagaatttatatctgggaaccaggagctcaatataagtataattcaattttttatgat gtttttgcatagagtctgtatcactgaggggaaggaaaatatgtatggattcgtagatcctgcatatactaatcccgttggaccaaactcaactgagactcaagcatacatcactaacatcctggaaaaagagggaaaacaaatttatttatgcccttacattaatga gcatcattggcagttacttgtcttatcaatggttgataagactgctgtgtggttctgttccctacacaagaagatgcccacaaaatttaaggatatcattgatacgtaa
- the LOC137833396 gene encoding uncharacterized protein codes for MNESYSSSTDTITTSRVKNTAVKYTQTIYDVFNDLGIEFKLYSSPNLEPIVPSIGIRANLRIRRKRGGPSTSISNEQFEDYIEQEEVEVDDEGYPRGPLDKSLLVNYEHHVAKQLWDGVDRGELKAVVELSGLGGLLHASYESLDRGLLCAFVERWHAEINYFHLPVGEMTITLDDVSNLLHLPIGWIYEHFPSIGMRRMQALYSEDQPRCRLYDAGKGTSIVVVRSQLDTLTSAFIRFCPYNEHKKERPFE; via the exons ATGAATGAGAGTTATTCATCATCTACTGACACAATAACAACCTCAAGGGTGAAGAACACAGCGGTGAAGTACACACAAACAATATATGATGTATTCAACg ATTTGGGAATTGAGTTCAAACTCTATTCAAGCCCCAATCTAGAGCCAATTGTACCTTCAATTGGTATTAGAGCTAACCTCAGGA TTAGAAGAAAACGGGGTGGCCCTAGTACttcaatttcaaatgaacaaTTTGAAGATTATATTGAACAAGAAGAAGTTGAAGTTGATGATGAAGGTTATCCAAGAGGGCCATTGGATAAGTCCTTACTCGTTAATTATGAACATCATGTTGCCAAACAATTGTGGGATGGTGTG GATCGTGGTGAGCTGAAG GCTGTTGTAGAATTGTCTGGCTTAGGTGGTTTGCTTCATGCTAGTTATGAGAGTTTAGACCGAGGACTGTTGTGTGCTTTTGTAGAGAGGTGGCATGCAGAGATAAACTATTTTCATTTACCGGTTGGGGAGATGACTATCACTCTTGATGATGTGTCAAATTTGTTGCATTTACCCATT GGGTGGATTTATGAGCACTTCCCGTCTATAGGGATGAGACGTATGCAAGCACTGTATTCTGAAGACCAACCTCGGTGTAGGTTGTATGATGCTGGAAAAGGTACTTCAATTGTTGTTGTTCGATCACAGTTGGATACATTGACATCAGCTTTCATTCGGTTTTGTCCATACAACGAGCACAAGAAAGAGCGTCCATTCGAGTGA
- the LOC137833397 gene encoding uncharacterized protein has protein sequence MDRSWINTSRISDTYEKGVEEFIQFAEHNAVSYNNGVRIRCPCINCLNGRILTVSEIREHLLCDGFLKSYTTWTWHGELLDLPIVHGGSEEVHFSMDDRLEDMIRDVGAESFANVVFENMSNDAETPLYPGSTNSKVVWYLPIIPRLKRLFANADDAKNLRWHADNRKCDGLLRHPADSLQWKNIDKEFPEFGKESRNLRLGLATDGMNLFGNLSSNHSSWPVLLVIYNLPPALCMKRKYMMLSMMISGPKQPGNDIDVYLNPLIEDLKLLWNEGVDVFDAFKNESFRLHAMLFCTINDFPAYGNLSGYSVKGHRACPICQDKTSYEQLKHGRKTVYLGHRRFLKKYHPYRRLKKAFNGYQEHDIFPTPLSGVEIYEKIKNVNVTFGKMKKKQTVSEIWKKRSIFFDLPYWCKLDVRHCLDVMHVEKNVCDSLIGTLLNIKGKTKDGVNARLDLIEMNIREELAPREVGKRTYLPAACYTLSKKEKTSFCECLKGVKVPQGYSSNVKSLVSMNDLKLIGLKSHDCHVLMQQLLPVAIRGILPKNVRHTITRLCSFFNSICSKEIDSQKLDELEEEIIVILCQLEMFFPPSFFDIMVHLVVHLVREIRLCGPVYMRWMYPVERYMKILKGYVKNQCRPEASIIERYISEESIEFCSEYMSKAKCIGVPEKAWHSRRFISKSSRGVHVISKSREEVLQAHLYILNNTDEVLPYLDTHKDIVKYKNPRQSEKWVLIEHNKTFMSWFKQQIMNDPSASETLTWLANGLKFDVLCCSGYEVNGCLFYTKSRDDRSTVQNSGVTLEAESMQFSTAKDQNPVVGSMPYYGVIVEIWEVNYTKFTVPVFKCKWVDNKTGVKVDESGMTLVDFRKIGYHDEPFIMAHQASQVFYIQDPTSDHWSVVLHGKKQHNDPEDTNNDICEIESLTRTTINKEYEDVADVVHATRNDHDEGIYICMYKDDKIPLSIDIHTGVPTGQHAKKYRSYLGVLSRERISILTQSWDHVTDHEKNMIWQDILTHYNIPNVETLKAKVLSDVGVKFRQFKSKLTTNYIYGKRKEENPCAKYASIDEETWQQFVNIRQTEKWQEVRNKAKANQAHNDTPHLLSRGGYKLLEQRMLEEKIKARSTSIEEMNSVDSLRPPSPPLRHEMWKGARINTLGTWSSKSTEETVERIDSLNEQSTQGTFKPCGRNDILNVALGRPEHPGRVRVAGYGVGIRSYFGPPSHSKEQLSNEPSQEYLLQLREQLKAEVTQELKESFMEEFSARMEMEFKKRLEGLGHSQQPPTMVEDEPPPPPIKKVSTKGSCSAVDLSGDDFGSTSQCELYVECNSSTRFVALGKCYEGVTMLHNVPLSSNLMKVTVEKVLYGDLAVPVPTSEVTIVAEALHTFVAWPRHLVRPIDSMVYICTNTNTIMIYYILTNLSIFCFDE, from the exons ATGGATCGGAGTTGGATTAATACATCACGAATAAGTGATACTTACGAAAAAGGGGTGGAAGAGTTCATACAATTCGCAGAACATAATGCCGTTAGTTATAATAATGGAGTAAGGATAAGGTGCCCTTGTATCAATTGTttaaatggaaggatattgaCTGTTTCtgaaattagagaacatcttttgtgtgatggatttttgaaaagttatacgacatggacgtggcatggtgaattgttagacttGCCAATTGTGCACGGAGGTTCGGAGGAAGTTCATTTCTCAATGGATGATAGAttagaagacatgattcgtgacGTGGGAGCAGAATCATTTGCTAAtgtagtttttgaaaatatgtctaatgatgcagagactcctttgtatcctggttcaactaact ctaaggttgtttggtatcttccaataattccaaggcttaagcgtttgtttgcaaatgcagatgacgctaaaaaccttaggtggcatgcagataatagaaaatgtgatggattacttcgtcatcctgctgattctttgcagtggaagaatattgataaagaatttcctgaatttggaaaagaatcaagaaacttaagacttggattggcaactgatggaatgaatctctttggaaatttaagtagtaatcatagttcatggcccgttttgttagtgatttacaacttacctcctgcgttgtgtatgaagcgcaaatacatgatgttatctatgatgatctctggtccaaaacaacctggaaatgacatagatgtttatcttaatccattgattgaagatttgaaattattgtggaatgaaggggttgatgtgtttgacgcgtttaaaaatgaatctttccgattgcatgcgatgttgttttgtactatcaatgacttccctgcatatgggaacttgtcaggttatagtgtgaaaggccatagagcatgtccaatatgtcaagacaagacatcttatgagcagttgaaacatggaagaaaaaccgtgtatcttgggcatcgtagatttctaaagaaatatcatCCGTATCGTCGattgaaaaaagcttttaacggataccaagaacatgacatttttcccactcccttaagtggtgttgaaatttatgaaaaaatcaaaaatgttaatgtgacttttggaaaaatgaagaagaagcaaacggtgagtgaaatatggaagaagagatcaatCTTTTTTGATCTTCCGTATTGGTGTAAGTTGGATGTTAGACACTGTCTAGATGTAATGCACgtagagaagaatgtgtgtgacagtctaataggaacacttctgaacattaaaggcaaaacaaaggatggtgtgaatgcacgtctggatttgattgaaatgaatatacgagaggaattggcaccgagagaagttggtaaacgtacatacttgcctgcagcgtgttacactttgtcaaagaaagagaaaacaagtttttgtgaatgtcttaaaggtgttaaggtaccacaaggctactcttcaaatgtgaagagtcttgtatctatgaatgatttgaaactaattggctTAAAGTCACATGATTGTCACGTTCTGATGCAACAATTATTACCAGTGGCTATTCGTGGAATCTTGCCCaaaaatgttaggcatacaatcactcgactatgttcatttttcaattccatatgtagtaaagagattgactctcagaagttggatgaacttgaagaagaaataattgttatcttgtgtcaactcgagatgttttttcctccatctttttttgatattatggtacacttggttgttcatcttgtaagagaaatcagattgtgtgggccagtttatatgcgatggatgtatccagttgaacgatacatgaagattttgaagggatatgtgaagaatcaatgtcgtccagaagcttccattattgaaagatacatttcagaagaatctattgagttttgttccgagtacatgtcaaaagccaaatgtataggagttcctgaaaaagcttggcactctcgtagattcataagtaaatcttcaagaggtgtacatgtcataagcaaatctagagaagaggttctgcaagcacacttgtatatcttgaataacactgatgaggtgttaccatacttagatacacacaaagacattgtcaaatataaaaatccaagacaatcagaaaaatgggtgttaattgagcataacaaaactttcatgtcatggtttaagcaacaaataatgaatgatccatcagcatctgaaacattaacatggcttgcaaacggtctcaaatttgatgttttatgttgttctggctatgaagtaaatggttgtttgttttacacaaagtctcgagatgataggagtacagtgcaaaatagcggagtcaccttggaggcagagtctatgcagttttcaactgcaaaggatcaaaatcctgttgtgggatcaatgccttattatggtgtcatagtagagatttgggaagttaattataccaagtttactgtacctgttttcaaatgcaagtgggttgacaataagactggtgtcaaagttgatgaatcaggaatgactttggttgactttcgaaagataggttatcatgacgaaccatttataatggcacatcaagcttcccaagttttctatatccaagATCCTACGTCTGACCACTGGTCTGTTGTGCTACatggaaaaaaacaacataatgacccagaagatacaaacaatgacatttgtgagattgaatcacttacaagaacgaccatcaataaagagtacgaggatgttgctgatgttgtacatgcaactcgaaatgatcatgatgaaggaatatatatttgtatgta TAAAGATGACAAAATACCTTTGTCTATTGATATCCACACTGGTGTGCCCACTGGGCAACATGCAAAGAAATATAGGAGTTATCTCGGAGTACTTTCTCGTGAAAGGATCTCTATCTTAACTCAGTCTTGGGATCACGTGACTGACCACGAGAAAAACatgatttggcaagatattctg ACACATTACAACATCCCGAATGTGGAAACCTTGAAAGCGAAGGTTCTTTCAGATGTGGGTGTCAAGTTTCGTCAgtttaaatcaaaattgacaacaaattatatatatgggaaaaggaaagaagaaaatccttgtgcaaaatatgcatccattgatgaagaaacttggcAGCAGTTTGTCAATATTCGACAAACTGAAAAATGGCAG GAGGTTCGAAACAAAGCAAAAGCCAATCAGGCACATAATGATACCCCACACCTATTGTCTCGTGGTGGTTATAAGTTGCTAGAGCAGAGGATgcttgaagaaaagattaaagcacgTTCTACTTCCATTGAGGAAATGAATAGTGTAGATTCTTTAAGACCTCCATCCCCACCACTCCGACATGAGATGTGGAAGGGTGCCCGTATAAACACATTAGGGACATGGAGTTCTAAGTCTACAGAAGAAACAGTTGAACGCATT gattctcttaatgagcaatcaacacaggggacttttaaaccatgtggtcgcaatgatattcttaatgttgctcTCGGACGACCTGAACACCCTGGACGTGTTCGTGTAGCTGGATATGGGGTTGGGATTCGGTCATACTTTGGACCTCCATCACACAGCAAGGAACAATTGTCCAATGAACCTAGCCAAGAGTATTTACTACAACTACGTGAGCAGTTAAAGGCTGAGGTAACTCAAGAGCTTAAAGAAAGCTTCATGGAGGAGTTTAGTGCGCGAATGGAAATGGAGTTCAAAAAGCGGTTGGAGGGTTTAGGACACTCACAGCAACCACCTACTATGGTAGAAGATGAACCACCTCCGCCTCCTATTAAGAAAGTCAGCACTAAAGGGAGTTGTTCGGCAGTTGATCTATCAGGGgatgactttggctcaactagccAATGCGAATTATATGTTGAGTGTAATTCCTCAACCCGATTCGTTGCCTTGGGTAAGTGTTATGAAGGGGTCACAATGTTACACAATGTGCCTCTTTCTTCTAATTTGATGAAGGTCacggtggagaaggtcctttatgGTGATCTTGCAGTTCCTGTGCCGACATCAGAGGTGACAATTGTGGCAGAGGCATTACATACTTTCGTTGCCTGGCCTAGACATCTCGTCAGACCTATAGACTCTATGGTATATATTTGCACTAATACTAATACAATTATGATATATtacattctaactaatttaagtattttttgttttgatgagtag
- the LOC137833395 gene encoding uncharacterized protein translates to MGDLCFYWDSINRMIILQHNAIKASFQKSLHVAGHRFKVTAYKKLISFVSKYALNLISEEVDRVKSVGFDKSRCGCTLTCTHGLPCACQLASFGVGGIPLKSVHVMWTRLSFEDIPTEQSSSEFCASKKSNEGSLPEIVPAKCIPFLDQFPVGYHPNIVDVVDVKADGHCGYRVVAAQLGMGEESWAAGTYKWMTIPDMGYVIANQYNVILVSLSMLQSLSTFPLRTQASSNFRHHRIIAIGHVHGNHFVQVKLKDGCPIPPIDILLGSHCAYGWAYPEVSEVPADKNI, encoded by the exons ATGGGGGATTTATGTTTCTACTGGGATTCCATTAATAGGATGATTATTTTACAACATAATGCAATCAAAGCTTCATTCCAAAAGAGTCTGCATGTGGCTGGACATCGGTTTAAGGTTACAGCTTACAAAAAATTGATAAGTTTTGTGTCTAAATATGCTTTGAACCTTATTTCAGAAGAGGTTGATAGGGTTAAATCAGTGGGGTTTGATAAAAGTAGGTGTGGATGTACTCTTACATGTACTCATGGTCTTCCTTGTGCGTGTCAATTGGCTTCGTTTGGTGTTGGTGGCATACCACTTAAATCAGTACATGTAATGTGGACTCGTTTAAGCTTTGAAGACATTCCAACTGAACAATCTTCATCTGAGTT TTGTGCAAGCAAAAAATCTAATGAAGGAAGCTTACCAGAAATTGTACCAGCAAAATGTATTCCTTTCCTTGATCAGTTCCCTGTAGGGTATCATCCAAACATTGTTGATGTTGTCGACGTTAAGGCTGATGGCCATTGTGGCTACCGTGTTGTTGCTGCCCAATTGGGAATGGGAGAGGAGTCATGGGCT GCAGGAACATATAAGTGGATGACAATTCCAGACATGGGATATGTTATTGCAAATCAGTATAATGTCATTCTTGTTTCTTTGTCCATGTTACAATCATTGAGTACTTTTCCTCTAAGAACCCAAGCATCAAGTAACTTCCGTCATCACCGAATCATTGCAATTGGGCATGTCCACGGAAATCATTTTGTGCAG GTCAAGCTCAAAGATGGTTGTCCAATTCCACCTATAGATATATTGTTGGGATCACATT GTGCCTACGGATGGGCATATCCAGAAGTTAGTGAAGTGCCTGCGGATAAAAATATCTAG
- the LOC137831118 gene encoding GDSL esterase/lipase At4g10955-like produces the protein MNRQITSPVIKEEEDEGTKEVVQEKEEGTKEVVVQEKEEEASHPYAFHVSGPRNLTNLNWRDLISSSWKDANYKRTVIACFIQAVYLLELDRQENRTQENALAPNWWIPFKYKLTQTLIDERDGSIFGAILEWDRSAAMADLVLIRPSGAPKAVLALRGTLLKSPTMRRDIEDDLRFLAWESLKGSVRFKVALEVLKSVSDTYGSSNVCIAGHSLGAGFALQVGKALAKEGIYVETHLFNPPSVSLAMSLRNIGEKAELVWKRLKSMLPSSSSEETEAVSSGLKSWIPRLSSFKNAGFGVGKWVPHLYVNNSDYICCSYTDPECSEEKNDAEKENVGPTNGQVAAKLFVVTKEKQKFHEAHALEQWWSSDAQLQQANSKLISRQLKSLYTSAVSSPVMQGKLPR, from the exons ATGAACAGACAAATCACAAGCCCAGtgatcaaagaagaagaagacgaaggAACAAAGGAAGTGGTTCAAGAAAAAGAGGAAGGAACAAAGGAAGTGGTGGTTCaagaaaaagaggaagaagCGTCTCACCCTTACGCCTTTCATGTCTCTGGTCCTCGCAATTTGACCAACCTTAACTGGAGAGACCTTATCAGTTCTAGCTG GAAGGATGCAAATTACAAAAGAACTGTCATTGCTTGTTTTATACAGGCAGTTTACCTGCTTGAACTTGACAGACAGGAGAACCGAACACAAGAAAATGCTCTAGCTCCAAATTGGTGGATTCCCTTCAAGTACAAGCTCACACAAACGTTGATTGATGAAAGAGATGGATCCATTTTTGGTGCAATACTTGAATGGGACAGATCTGCAGCAATGGCTGACTTAGTACTAATTAGACCAAGTGGTGCCCCCAAAGCTGTTTTAGCTCTGAGAGGAACATTGCTCAAAAGCCCTACAATGCGAAGAGACATCGAAGATGACCTTAGATTTCTTGCCTGGGAAAGCCTGAAGGGCTCTGTCAGGTTTAAGGTAGCTTTGGAGGTACTAAAATCAGTCTCGGACACATATGGAAGCAGCAATGTTTGCATTGCAGGGCATTCATTGGGAGCTGGTTTTGCTCTTCAAGTGGGAAAAGCATTGGCAAAGGAAGGCATCTATGTGGAGACACATTTGTTCAATCCACCTTCTGTTTCACTAGCCATGAGTCTGAGAAACATTGGAGAAAAGGCTGAGTTGGTTTGGAAGAGACTTAAGTCCATGCTTCCTTCTTCAAGTAGTGAAGAAACTGAAGCTGTTAGCAGTGGACTGAAGAGTTGGATACCACGGTTATCTAGCTTCAAGAATGCTGGTTTTGGGGTGGGAAAATGGGTTCCTCATTTGTATGTAAACAACAGTGACTATATATGTTGCTCTTATACAGACCCTGAATGCTCAGAGGAGAAGAATGATGCTGAGAAGGAGAATGTTGGTCCAACAAATGGACAAGTTGCAGCAAAGTTGTTTGTGGTCACCAAGGAAAAGCAGAAATTTCATGAAGCTCATGCCTTGGAACAATGGTGGTCTAGTGATGCACAACTTCAACAGGCTAATAGCAAACTCATAAGCAGACAGCTTAAATCTTTGTATACAAGTGCTGTTTCTTCGCCTGTAATGCAGGGAAAACTACCTAGGTAA